The segment CTGTACTGTAGCTGTACTGTAGCTGTAGAAGCAATTGGTGATACTGTACAGACAAAGTTCCCAGATGTGTTCCTTGTCTGTCAAGACTTTGATAAATGGGGCTTTTCTATTATTTCTTAATTCATTGGTTTTTCGGTATTGGAGGACTTTTAGCTGTAGTTTATCTCTGAGCATTAAACTTTCTTATATCCcaaaaaagaacatttattttatttccctATGAAGGACATTCATGTTCAAATATTTTTCCATTTAAAGCTCTAGTTACTTCCTTTTCAAGTTAGTGTTGTACATGACCTATTATAACATATTTTTTCCAGTTTGTGTTTCATATAatttgaataggaaaaaaaaatagagaacaaTTCTCTAACAATTTTATGTTCTATACTAATGATGGATTTTGCCCTTACTGGATATTACTGAAAATACTCAAGAAATATTATATAAAGCTTGACCTCTTTTGCAAGTGTTCATGCAGGCCGGAACTTTAGAATAAGTAACAAAAAAGCAGGAGAATTGTTTTATATTCCAGAGAAGGAATAAAGATAAAGTTTGTTATCGTTTTATTGTggctttaaataaataatttaacaacTAATCACTTCTAAAATATTCAGTatttttagattatatatataattatatatttaaaaaatcttcAACAGCTttgtatttaaatatctatttatggGTGAGGCTGAAAGAAGCCCTAAAAAGCAAGAGcttctttttttccccactgtgacTTTCAAGATAACTTCAAAGATATGCAATGATATTCTTGCTTTGCTTCCATCATTGAAAGCCTTAAACAAGATAACAAAACGCAGTAGCTAAAATGATTTGTCATGCATAcagtattataataaaaaaacaagcttTAACTGAAACTTCTTTTACATTAACTTTAACAAGTACTCCATAAAACAAAAGTTtagttcactttaaagggacagtcaagtccaaaaaagactttcatgattcagatagggcatgtcattttaaactactttccaaattacttttatcaccaattttgctttgttcttttggtattcttagttgaaagctaaagctagggggtttatatgctaatttcttagacctgaaaggccgcctttaatctgaatgcatttaaaccactagagggtgttagttcatgtgtttcatatagataacaataagctcatgcacgtgaatttaccgaggagtgagcactgattagctaaaatgcgagtctgtcaaaagaactaaaataagggggcagtctgcagaggcttagatacaaggtaattacagaggtaaaacgtgaaatattataactgtgttggttaggttatgcaaaactggggaatgggtaattaagggattatctatcttttaaaacaacaacaattctggtgttgactgtccctttaaactttggatTTCACAATACTGTATGTAGGAAATATCTTTAATAGCTACTAAACTTTGTTAAGCTAATTTCTAAttctttattaaattatatataaaatacagggTAAGGTGTTTTATTTCCTAAAGTGTAAATCACTTTTCTGGGCTGTTCATAAAAAAATGCTGTGATCAGGGGTAAGAGATAAAGAGCTTTCAATgaaatttagaaaaaataataatttggcaaAGTACCTTACAGGCCTGATGAGTCTTGTACTAAATGTGATTTGTGAAAGTATATATTAAAGTGAAAATGTACCAGATGAAGTATTTTCAAAATATTGTGCTTATATATTTGAATAAATACTGATTTCAAAAGTTCTGTttagaaaaagaaaatatgtttgtTGTTTTGTTTCTTTCTTAAAATTATCTGTAGTTAAAATGTGATATTACAATTGCTAGTAAACAGGAATGCAGTTCATTTTAATTGCAAGTATCATCTTCACATAGCACCAGATGCCAAAATCTGTCAACATAACTAGTTTTAAttattgaaaaatatatgtattaccaaaatctaagaaatttatgTAAATACTTTTGAATTcaaattatccatttttttcccaaaaagttcataagaaaaaaaaaaggaaaaaagaaacaaacaaaaccaaTGTGCtccaaatatttttgcaatattataGCAATCAAAAACAAGACGTGTTATCTCACTTTCTACCACTTGGTGTCACTGTTGGCTAACTTTATGCTTTAAGATCAAGGAATAGATTTTCTCTATTGACTTTGGCTGTGTATCGTCCGTGGTTCTATAAAGAATCTATCAACATATTTTTAAACCTTAACCTGGCATCTTGTTTACTCTGAATGCCTTTtctacaaataacattattatccaTATCAACTAGTCTAAGAAATGCTGGTAAAGGATTGCAAAGGAAAATGCTGGCTTGTTCATTTCCTCCTGCTGCAAATATTCTGGGATGTGGTTTTGTGTCAGCTCCATTATATCATCCCTGAAGAATCTAAACACGGCACATTTGTTGGAAGAATTGGTCAGGATCTGGGTCTTCAGATGAGTGAAATTAATTCCAGAATGCTAAGGATTGTCTCTAGAGATGAGAAGCAATATTTCCAGGTAAATTTGCAAAATGGAATTTTATTTGTAAAGGAAATTATAGACAGGGAAGAGATCTGTCCAGATATGCCTGTTTGTGTTATATCCCTACAAGTAATTGTTGATAACCCAGTGCAGATGTACCGGGTAGATGTAGAAATTGAAGACATTAATGATAACTATCCAGTTTTCTTTGCAAATGAATACATTGTTACAATATCAGAATCAAGGCTTCCAGGATCTCGATTTTCATTAGAGGGTGCAGTTGATGCTGATGTTGGCACTAATTCTGTTACAAACTATGAGCTCAGTACAAATGATTATTTTATATTAGAATTTACTAAATATATACAACAGATAAGAACACTAGAACTTGTGCTAAAGAAACCACTGGACAGAGAAAAAATATCATTTCATAATTTGACTCTTATTGCTTTTGATGGGGGGAAACCAAAGTTAAGTGGCACCACTCAACTTTTGATAACAGTGGAAGATGCAAATGATAATACTCCAACTTTTGACCAACCATTTTACCAATGCAGAGTGATGGAAAATGCTCCTATAGGAACTTTTGTTTATAAATTAAATGCAACAGATCAGGATCAAGGTAAAAATGGGGAGATTTCATACGATTTCAGCAAACTGGTCCCCGAACAAGTAAGAAAAATCTTTAGCTTAAACAAAAACACTGGTGAAATTACAGTGAAGGGAGAAGTGGACTTTGAAACAAGGAATATGTATGAAATTCAAATTGATGCAACTGATAATGGTGAAAGCCCCTTGGTTGGATACTGTAAAGTTTTAATTACCATTGTAGATGTCAATGATAACCCTCCTGAGCTGATAGTTACTTCACTTTCTGTCCCTGTTCCTGAGGATGCCCCACAAGGTACTACTGTTGCAATCATAAGTGTACATGACAAAGATTCAGGAGAAAACGGAAAAATTAACTGTTATATTTCTGAACCTAGGACATTCAAAATAATTCCAGCATTTGCTGGGGACTTTTCTCTAACAGTGGATGCACCATTAGACAGAGAAACCAAATCTGAATATGAAGTAGTAATTACTGCAAAAGATGAAGGATCTCCAGTTCTCTCTGTTTCTAAAACAATTAAAGTTGAGATAAGTGATGTGAATGACAATGCCCCTGGATTTCTGGAATCCGTTAACACAATATTTCTTAAAGAGAACAACCCACCAGGGTCTCATATCTACACTGTATCAGCATCCGATCCAGACATCAACCAGAACTCCTTTATCACATACTCTCTTAGTGAAAGTACAGTCAGTGGTGTCCCATTATCTTCATTTATCTCAATTAATCCAGAAAATGGCAATCTGTTTGCTTTACTTTCATTTGACCATGAGCAACTTACCTATTTTCAATGTGAAGTTAAAGCTACAGATGCAGGTTTGCCTCCCCTTAGCAGTTATCTTACTCTACATATTTTCATTGTCGATATTAATGATAATGCCCCATATTTTTCTCCGCTTTCTTCTGTAAGTGAATTTACAGAAATTAAGTCATTAAAATCAGCACACGCTGGTTCCTTGGTAACAAAGATTACAGCAGTGGATTTGGATTCTGGATACAATGCTTGGATATCTTATGAATTTAAGAAACCTTTTGCAAGTTTACCATTTCAAATTTCTCAGAAGACTGGGGAAATCAGATTAACACGATCTTTTATGGAATCAGATGTTTATGAATTTAGACTTGTAGTTGTGGCTCAGGATCATGGAGAACCTTCAATGTCGACAATGATGCCCATTATCATTTCTTTGGTGGATTCAGAAGAAGACCTTAAAGTAGATCATCAAAATTCAAATGAGAAAGAAGGTGAATTCACTGATGCAAATGTTTATTTGGTTATAGCCATTTGCTCGATCTCAAGTGTATTCCTTATTACTTTAATTGCATTTACTGTTTTAAGATGGCAAAAATATAGGGATGAGGTAAATGAACTTAAAGAGAGCTACAAGGTATGCTCAAACACAGTTGGCAGTTGGATATATTCCCAACAGAGTCAATATAAGTTATACTTAAATTCTCTCCAAAGGAACGATTTGATTGTGTTTACTCCTAATTGCCCTCAGTCCTCAGAGAATGAAAGAAATTCAAATGAGCCAGGAAAAGAAGCCAAATCTTCTTTACAGGTGAGATTataatattttggatatatttgcaGAAGGCCATAATAACCTAATAATTGTTATATGCGTTATATTGATAAAatcatagggccccatttattaatggAAGGACAAACAGGTTTTGTATACCCTGCATGTATTCAACATTGCATAAGATGATACCACCCCCTGTTTGTGTGCAGCCAATCACATGCAAGCAGGGGCTATCAATCACCCAATTGGATCAGATCGGAATGATTTCTCTCCGCTACATTTTAGGCAGagagttaagtagcagtgtccttaagactgctgctacttaactaacGTTTCAGGCTCATTCATTTCAGCCTTAAACGCGTGGGCCCGAAGCTgctttgcagcttgataaatgtggCCCTTTGCTTCTAATACAAAATTTTAgttatttagaatttattttttcacatcattatgtataataataatatgtaattgcAAAAGTTATATAATTGTTCAACACTATAATATGATTTAATGATTGACACAAGTGAAATAATATTTATGGCTATTTTGCTAAAATAGTTCTTGGAATATGTTGATTGTGGGACTTAAGTAATATATATTAGTCATGAACTTACTGTTGTTTGTCAACTATttgattttgtatttaatttattgtataatTAAATCTCCATTTCTTGGATTGTTTTAACAACAAGGGGATGGAGGTTCTTGCTGCAGTGTAAGCTCACACGTGTAAGGCTACAACGCTTGTTAAGACCACTGCTATTTAGCCTCTCTGTCACCTCAAATGTGACAGAGTTAAATTATTGTGATCAGATCTgattaggatgattgacaagccctgctcttatgCAGTTGATTGGATGATAGCAGGGGAAATGGCTGCGCAATCAATTGTTTGTTTAATGATTAATGTGAGTGAAAATGCTGCCTGCTGGCTGTGATACCGTGTGATGTTGCAGAATGATAAATAGAGCTCAATTAGTTTAATgaatataaatattacttataaataaaaaaaatcaaattttatagataatttttattatatagttataTCATTATTACATTGTTAAATAGTTAAAGCTAGAATAAAGGTGCGCTAGAACATTCTTTATAGTTTTAAATGCTCTTCTTGCTACTGCATAGTAAATATTACTCTGATACATTCTGAATTTTGGTTATAACATagtaactatgttactatgttatgttactatgttgttATGTTCTTGCTACTTCATAGTAAATATTACTCTGATAAATTCTGAATTTTGGTTATATCAGTTatctttttgttaattttttttttaatttcttatatCTCAATGTAGGAAAATGATTTTGAAAATATCTTTCTATGGAATAGTTGTATCCCAATATTAATATTCCTTTCTTCTTCTATTACTTCAAGTTACTTCCCTTTGCAGGTCAATGTTTTGGTTTgtctaaactcttttttttttaccagagttCTATTTAATTTCAccaagaaaaaaaaggtaattaaCTTTTAGTCATGATGAATCTTGCTCATATtggaaaatacataaaatacacagGGCTCACAGTTAGCAAAACCTCTGGACGtagaagtaaaaatatatatatatattttaaaatttaaatacccGTTTTGAACGACCTCATCAGATTTTCATTgtgagatattttttttctttaaccgaaatgctagactttatttgcTTTCCTGTAAGACTTGCAAGATTACTTTACAATAGCCAAGAAAAGTCATGTTCAGATCCTATGCTATCCCTCACTTCAAGTCATAAAGTTAACTTTAGCTATTTACAAATGAAGTCTATTATTAATGCATGCATTAGCTTTGTTTTAAACACTCAATTAAAAGTTTAATTCACTTTAATCTTTGGAGATCATGTTTTTTAATGAAGTATGAATCAGTATTCTTATGTTTTAATGCAAAACTATTTGTATTGCTACTGAGCAAGATCAAGGGCTAACAGCTGAATCTTTTTAAAACTAATCTCACAAAGCATCTCGCCAACTGGATGAGTCTTAGACTAGCACCTTCATCTCTAAAGGTTGTTTAGTAAATTTAGCTGAATGTGAATGCAAAAGTAGATAACCAAACTTTCATCAAGTCTCATCTCAGCTTGATAACCAAATCTTTTAgattattgaatttttaaaaataatgctgATAAATTTGATTGTATACCGGTTTCAAAAGTTCTATTTTGGAAGAGAATAACAGATTCACTATGTTTTAAAATGTTGCTTATCTTAGAAAAGTTACTAGTAAAAGGAATACATATCCAACTTACTTCATCATGTTGA is part of the Bombina bombina isolate aBomBom1 chromosome 6, aBomBom1.pri, whole genome shotgun sequence genome and harbors:
- the LOC128664794 gene encoding protocadherin alpha-6-like, which encodes MLVKDCKGKCWLVHFLLLQIFWDVVLCQLHYIIPEESKHGTFVGRIGQDLGLQMSEINSRMLRIVSRDEKQYFQVNLQNGILFVKEIIDREEICPDMPVCVISLQVIVDNPVQMYRVDVEIEDINDNYPVFFANEYIVTISESRLPGSRFSLEGAVDADVGTNSVTNYELSTNDYFILEFTKYIQQIRTLELVLKKPLDREKISFHNLTLIAFDGGKPKLSGTTQLLITVEDANDNTPTFDQPFYQCRVMENAPIGTFVYKLNATDQDQGKNGEISYDFSKLVPEQVRKIFSLNKNTGEITVKGEVDFETRNMYEIQIDATDNGESPLVGYCKVLITIVDVNDNPPELIVTSLSVPVPEDAPQGTTVAIISVHDKDSGENGKINCYISEPRTFKIIPAFAGDFSLTVDAPLDRETKSEYEVVITAKDEGSPVLSVSKTIKVEISDVNDNAPGFLESVNTIFLKENNPPGSHIYTVSASDPDINQNSFITYSLSESTVSGVPLSSFISINPENGNLFALLSFDHEQLTYFQCEVKATDAGLPPLSSYLTLHIFIVDINDNAPYFSPLSSVSEFTEIKSLKSAHAGSLVTKITAVDLDSGYNAWISYEFKKPFASLPFQISQKTGEIRLTRSFMESDVYEFRLVVVAQDHGEPSMSTMMPIIISLVDSEEDLKVDHQNSNEKEGEFTDANVYLVIAICSISSVFLITLIAFTVLRWQKYRDEVNELKESYKVCSNTVGSWIYSQQSQYKLYLNSLQRNDLIVFTPNCPQSSENERNSNEPGKEAKSSLQVRL